The Sandaracinaceae bacterium genome segment CGCGGAGGCGGGCGCGGGCGCGGAGGCGGGCGCGGAGGCGGACGCGGAGGCGGGCGCGGAGGCGGGCGCAGAGGCGGGCGCGGAGGCGGGCGCGGAGGCGGGCGCGGAGGCGGGCGCGGAGGCGGGCGCGGAGGCGGGCGCGGAGGCGGGCGCGGAGGCGGGCGCGGAGCCGGGCGCGGAGCCGGGCGCGGAGGCGGGCGCGGAGGCGGGCGCGGAGCCGGGCGCGGAGGCGGGCGCGGAGGCGGGCGCGGAGGCGGGCGCGGAGGCGGGCGCGGAGCCGGATTCGGAGGCGAAGGCGGGAGCGGATGCAGCTGACCGAGGCTTGGCCGGCAGCGGACGCCACGGAGACGCAGCGGACCCAGCTCCGGGGTCTTCACTGCGAGCGCGCGGTGGACATAGGGGACGGAGGTAGCGGCCTTCAGGGCTCGTCGTCGGTCGACTCGCGGGCGATGCGCCCTCGGTCGGGCGGGGCGGAACCGTGCGGTTCTCGCTCGTCGCGCATGCCGGGCAGGACGCCGAAGCGGAAGCCGCCGAACAGCAGGAGCACGGTGGCGGCGGCGACGACGTACGCGCCGACGCCGATCTCGGCCGCGATGGCGCCGTGGGCTTGCTCGACCCCGCGCTGCACGTTGAGCCAGGTGTAGGCGGTCGAGAACGCCGGCATGACGGCGAGGAGCACGGCGACGAGGCGGGTGCCCAGCATCTGGAGCGGGGTGCGACGCCGGAGGAGCATCCAGAAGTAGAGCGCGCCGACGAAGGGCACGGTCCAGAGGTTCTTCGCGCGGTCGGTCGCGAGGTCCAGGCCCGTCCAGCGGAAGGGCTCGTCGTCGAAGGATCCCGTCACCATCGGGAGGAAGAAGGCGACGAGGAGCAGGACCGCGCCGAGCGCGAGGGCGCCGCGGCCGAAGCGGATGTCCCACGGCAGGACGGGCTCGTCCCAGGCCGGGAGGTCGGTCTCGTGGGCCTGGCGCGGCAGGTCCTGGAACTCCACCAGATCCAGCTCGTGCACCGGGCAGACGCGCTCGCCCTCGTAGCACTCCCGACAGAAGGGGCAGAAGAGGATCCTCCCGTCGGATTCGATCGGCTCGGGCTCGGCGGAGGGAGGCATCGGCTCGGTCACTGTGGTCCTCGACGACGTGCTGCTCAGCGTGGTAGCGCCCATGTCGACGGCCGACAACGGCGGCGCGGCCGAGTTCCGGACGCGACGCTATCCGCCCGCCGCGGGGAGCGCGAGGCTGAGCGCCGCTTCGCGCTGGTCGGCCTCGAGGGTGAGCTGCTGCTCGACCGTTTGCCGGCCCGGCGCGGCGGCCCGGATCTGGATGGTCTGGCCAGCGCTGAGCCCGGGCACGTCGAGCGGCGCGCTCCCGCGGAGCACTCCGTCGATGTAGATCTGCGCGCCGGCCGGGTCCGACTCCACGTGCAAGGTGACCCGGATGGGGTTGAGGATGACGGCCGTGCGGTTCGGCCCCTCCTGGATCCGGATCTCCTGCGACCGCGTCTCGTAGCCCGGCAGGCGCACCTCCACGCTGACCGTCTGCCCCGGCTCGACCGTCTCGAGGATCACGGGCGCCGCGCCGAGCTCGCTCCCGCCGTGCACGACGGTCGCCCCTTCGGGGACCGTCATCACCTCGAGGCTGGTCGGCTTCGGACGGGCCGCGAGCCACGTACCGAAGCCAGCCACGAGGAACGCCCCGATCGAGACGAGCACGATCGGGAGGATCCAGCGGCGCGGCTGGGGCTTGCCGAGATCGGCCGGCGTGCCCGTGGAGACGGGCGGCGGCTGGGCCGCGAAGGGATCGGCCAGCGGCGCCGGAGTCTCGGCCGCCACCTGCGCGCCGCCGAACGGGTCGAACTGGGACGGTTGTGCAGGAGTCGGCGGCGCGGGCGCCTGCGGAGGCTGGAAGAAGCGCTCGGCGTCGGCCGACAGGCGCATGCCCTTGGTGGGGTTGGCCAGGGCCCCCTTGCGCTGGAGGGTGGCGGTGTCCTCCGACCACGCCTGGGTCTTCTCGGGCTTGAGCTCGTCGTCGAGGGTCTGGTCGGTGGTGTCCGGATCGTCGGCCAGCGCGGGCGGCGGCGGCTGTCGCGGGGCCGCTGGCGGCCTGGGGGGGAGCCTCGACGGCGGCGGCATCGACGGGGGCTTCGGGGGCGCGTTGGGGCGGACCGACGGCGCGCGCATGCCGGCCGGCTTGGGGAACGACGCCATGGCCACGGTCTTCTCCGCCGGCATCTCCGGTTCGGAGGGCGGTCGGGCGGCCTGCGCCTGGCGGCTCTTCGCGATGAGCTGATGGACCTGGGCGAACGTCTCTCCGTCGCCCTCGACGAGCGTCGACTCGTCCCACGCGCCGGGCGCCTTGAGCTTGGTCTCCTCTTCCCAGTCGTCGAACGAGCGCCCCGCGGTCACCGTCGGGCCGTCGTCGGCCTCGACCTCGCTCGTGGGCTTCTGCGCGGACTTGCCCAGGACGGGCTTCCGCCGGAACGGCAGGATGTCGTTCCGGGTCATGTCCTCGACGTCGTCGAGGTCGAAGATGACGCTCGCCTCCGCCGCCGGGCCGAACTCGGCGCGCGACATGGCCGGCAGGGAGTGCTCTTCGCTCGGGTCGGGCGCGCGGCGCGCGGCCTCCTCCTCCGCGGTCGGGAGCTTCAGCACCTGGCTGTGGCGCTTGACCTCCTCGGGGAAGAGCGTGCCCATGAGCTGCGCGAGCCGCGACGACGAGAAGGTTGGGTTCGTCCGGTACAGGAGGTCGGACAGCGCCTGGCTCATGTCGATCGCGTTCTGGAAGCGATCCTCGGGCTCCTTCGCGCACGCCTTCAGGACGATCTGCGCGAGCTCCTCGGGGATCTCGCGGCGCTTCTTGCGAGGGCTCGGCACCTCCGCCTTCCGCACCCGATCGAGGAGCGCGGGCACGTTGTCCTCCTGGTAGACCATCTCCCCGGTCAGCAGCTCGTGGAGCAGGAGCCCGGTGGCGAAGATGTCCGTGCGCGGGTCGACGGGATCGCCCCAGGCCTGCTCGGGCGACATGTAATAGTACTTGCCCTTGATCACCCCCACCTCGGTCTGCCCGCCGCGCAGCGCGGCCTTGGCGATCCCGAAGTCGACGAGCTTCACCTCGCCCGCGTAGCTGACGAGCACGTTCTGCGGGGAGATGTCGCGGTGCACGATCCCCATCGACTCGCCCTCGTGGTCGCGCTTGCGGTGCGCGTACGCCAGGCCGTTGAGGACCTCGACGGCGATGAAGCAGGCGATGTCGAGCGGCAGCGCGAGCTTCTTGTCGCGCGCGCGCTTCTGGACGCGGAAGGTGTCCGCCCCCTCGATGTACTCCATCGAGATGTAATAGGTGTCGTCGATGCAGCCGAGGTCGAAGGTCTGGGCGATGTTCACGTGCGTCAGCTGCACGGAGATCTTCGCCTCCTCGACGAGCATCGTGATGAAGTGATCGTCCTCGCTGAAGCGCGGATGGATCACCTTGATGGCGACGAGCTTCTCGAAACCCCCGAGGCCCTTGGTCTTCGCGACATACACCTCGGCCATACCACCGACGGCGAGGCGCCTCAGCAGCGTGTAGGGGCCGAAAGGCTTCGGCAGATCGAGGGCGTCGCTGAGCAGGGGTTGACTGTGATTTCGTGTAGGAATTCGCGAAGTCGGCCATGTGGCCGGTGCACCGAAAGCATAGCCGCTGCCCTCGCGGCCGGTAAAGCCACATGAGCCTTGCTCCGCGCCCTCCCCTGATGGAATGGTCCGTCTGGTCCGTTCGTCGCATTCGAGCGGGAGGGCGAGAGGGTCATGACAGACAACGCGTCGCCGCCGGCTCCGAGGCCGGTCAACACCTCCATTCTTCGTGAAATCGGGCTCTTCGGGGGCCTCGACGAAGCCACGCTCGAGCTGCTCGCGAAGGAGCTGCCCCTCGAGCAGGCGGTCGTGGGCTCACGGGTCGTCTCCGAGGGAGATCCGGCGCGCGAGATGTACGTCGTGGTCGGCGGCGAGCTCGAGGTCCTCAAGCGGAGCCCCGGCGGCAGCGAAGTGCGCGTCGCGATGCTCGGACCCGGCGACTGGTTCGGGGAGATGGCGATCGTGGACGTGCAGCCGCGCTCGGCCACGGTGCGCGCGCTGGCGCCGAGCACCCTGCTCCGCATGAGCGCCGAGCACGTCGATCAGCTCCTCTACCGGCGCGACCTCAAGGCCTACGCGCTGCTCGTGATGAACATCGCGCGCGAGCTGTCGCGCCGGCTCCGCGTGGCCGACGGCATCCTCAGCCAGTTCGTCGGCTCGGTCACCGACCAGTACCTGAAGCCGTCGGCCGAGTAGCTCCGGCTCAGATCACGATCGAGGACGCCATCGTCGGCAGGTCCTCGCGATCCTTGAGCGCCTCGAGGATGATCGTCGCCGTCTCCTCGATGGCCCGACCGCTGACGTCGATCACCATCCAGCCCGGGTGGCTGCTGAAGATCTCGTCGGCGTACTCGAGCTCCGCCCCGACGTGCTCGCGCAGGCCGTAGTTGGCGTCCGCGGGCATGCCGAGCTGGATGAGCCGCGCCTTGCGGATCTCCAGGAGCTTCTCGATCGCGAGCGTGAGCCCGACGACCTTCTCGGGCGCCACCTCGGACAGCTCCGGGGGCGGCGGGACGCCGAGCACGAGCGGCACGTTGGCCACCTTCAGCCCCCGCCCCGCGAGATACGTGGAGAGCGGCGTCTTGCTCGTCCGGCTGACGCCGGTGAGCACCAGGTCCGCCTTGCGGAGGTTGCGCGGCTCCTTGCCGTCGTCGCTCTTGACCGCGAACTCGATCGCCTCGACGCGCCGGAAGTACTCCTCGCTGAGGGGCATCGTGGCGGTCGGACGGTTGAGCGGGGTCGCCTCGAGGTAGTTGGCGACCTTGTGAATGAGCTGCCCGATGACGTCGACGCTCTCGATGTGCTCCTGCGCCGCGACCTCGTGGAAGTACTCGCGCAGGTCGGGTGACACGAGGGTGAAGACCACCATCGCCCCGGCGTCGTTCGCCTTCTTGAGGACCTCTGCAACCGCCTCGGGGTCACGCACGCGCGTGAAGAGGCGGATGCGGACTCTCTGGTCGGGGAACTGGAGGAGCGCAGCGCGCACGACCCGCTCGGCCGTCTCGCCGGTGGAGTCGCTGACCACGAAGATCGTCGGGCGTTCCATCCGCTCCTCCCGTGAAGCGAGCGGCGTGACGCTCGATTGCGTCACGCCGCGACTTCAACCTACCACGACCGAGCCCACGAAGGGCTCACCACTTCTTCGCGAGACGACGCCCCGTCTTGGCGCGGCGCATGCGCTGCACGCGGCGACGGTTCTTCGCCTTGAGCTTCGCGTTGCGTCGGTTGGTCTTCCCGCGGTTCTTCTTCCGGGGCTGCTTGGAAATGGGCAAGTACATGGCTGAATCGATCCTCTTGGAAGGAGCCGGAGCCTAGACGAAAGTCGGCGCCGGTCAAGGGTGTCGGGCGCGAATCCGCTGGCGTTTTAAGCACGAAAGCCCCGGCGCCAGGGCGCCGGGGCTCTCAGTGGGTCAGGCCCAGCCTAGGGGCGATCTTCGCAGTTACCGATCATGTTCTCGGTGAGCGTGGTCGGACAACGCTGCGACTCGAGGCACTGCCCGTCGCCGCGGATCGGCAGACTCGGACGAAGCCGATCGGACGGGGGTGAGCACTCCCCGCCAGCGACCCGACACACGCCGGTCGTCGAACCCGTCTGGATGCGGCACTCCTCCATCATCGTCACGTCACAGTCGAGGTCCGTCGTGCAGCCATCCACGCAGCGGCCGAAGAAGTCGGCGCCGAGGACTTCACAGGCCTGGTTGCCGTTGCAGTCGGCGTCCTCGGTGCAGAGCTGGTTCAGCGGACGGCAGAAGCCCGTCGCCGATCCGTCCGGCTCCACGCAGATCTCGTCGCTCTCGCACGTGATTGCCATGGGGTCGGTGCCCGAGGGATCACAGTAGGGCTGGCACGTTCCCGCCTCGGGGTCACGGAACCCACCGATACGACAACGCTCGTCCGCGTGGCACTCGCCGTCGTTGCGGCAGATGCCAAAGCAGAGGCCGGTGTTGTCATCCGGGAGCCCGCTCTGGGGGGAGCACGCCTGACCCGCGAAGCAATCGTCGGGGGTGCGACACATGTCGAGACAGAACGCGGCGTCGTTGCCACCCACGCCCACGCAGATGGCACCGTCGGGACAGGGGAACATCGGGGCCATACCGGTCGCGTCGGGCAGGTTGCACTGGTAGGTCGCGCAGCGGCCACCGATCAGGCACACGCCGATATCGCTCGGGCAGTCCTCGTTGGAGTCGCACTCGGATCCGAAGGCGGCATCAGCAGGCGGCGTCCACTCGCAGCGACCGGTCGTCGAGTTGCAGGTGAAGGGATTGCCCTCACGCTGCACGGTTACGAGCTGTTCGGTGCGGTTGAGGCCCCAGTCGAGGTTGCACTGCAGGTCGGACACACAAGCCTCGATGCAGACGTTCTCGCTCACGTCACAGGTGTAGCCGTCGGGGCAGCCTCCGTTGGTCGCAGGGTCGTAGGCGCAGTTGGCACGGCAGATGCCGGGGCTCGTCTCGCTCGTGCGCCCGGAGATGTCCAGGTTGGCGGCGCCGATCCCGACGGCGCCGAACGCGCTGGCGCCTCCGAGCGTCTCCGAGCAAGTCGCACAATCGCCGCACATGTCTGTGGTGGTATCGCACGCGTTCGAGCACTGGCCGCCCGGCGCAAAGCCGATCGGCACGTCGGACGGTCCACCTGCCTCGAACTCACCCTCTTGGCCGGGTACGGGAGTGGTCCCCATGGGAATGCCGAAGATGTTCCCAAGGGTTGCCTGAGCGCCTGTCATGGGAAGCGTGGTGAGCTCCTCGAAGCAGTTCAGACCCGTCACGCAGCGTGTGCCACCGAGACAGGTGGCGCCCATGCGACCAGGCGTCGGAGGCGTGGTGCAGCCCATCATCATCATGCCGCCGTCGCCGGCATCCACGGGGTCCACTCCCGTGTCCGGATCCATGTCTCCGTCCAGGACGATGCTCGCGTCGCCAGTGTCGACGGTGCCGTCGTCACAACCAGTGGCCACCCCGCCGATCAGCAGTGCCGCCATAATCGAATGAAAGATCAACCGCTCGTTCATCTCGCTCCTCCGCGCCAACGTGCCCACCCCACAGGTGAGGCCGTCTCGCCTACGAGCGCCAAGGCAGTGGCCCCAGCGCGAAAACGCGCGGACGCTACCGGTCCGCCCGTACAGTGTCAAGGTCAGCAGCGCAGGCCGACGTCGTGGTGACAACCTGTCACCGCCAAGCCGACACACGCCCCTCATCGATGTCGCAGCTGCTACGGAAATCGACCAGGGGCGTTCATGCAGCGCCCGGGCCATGGCAAACAGTGGGGTTTGGCGGCCCAATTGCCACGACGGGACTCCGAACGCGGAGCGCTCCGGGACAACCGCGTCAGGGGGGCGTAAGAATCTGAACGCCCCGAGAGTCCGGCCGGGGGCTACTGGGCGTCGTCCGCACGGTCCGACATCAGCCGCTCGAGGGCCGCCGAATAGTCCGCACGAGTTAGCACGCCCTTCTCGATGAGCGCGAGCAAGAGCGCCTCCAGACGCTGCTCGACGGTCGCTCGCCGCTCTAGGCGATGAAGCGGAGCCGTGTCGGTGCTCGGCAAGTCCTCCATGGGTGCGACCAATCGCCGAGTGTTCTCGGAGATCATCTCCCCTTGGTGGGCGCGAATTGGGTACTGCCGCTCGAGACCCGCCCGCATGCCGCTCACCGTCGCGACTAGGGGCTGAACAGCAACGCCCACCGCCTCCTCCACCGCCGTCCTGGCAGCGGTGCTCAGTGGGTTGACGAACGCGACTCGCATCCGGCCGCTGCCGATTCCACCCACGGGTAGAGCAAGGTGTTGCCGGGCCAGGCGTTCTTCGAGCGGGGCGTGTTGCGGTTCGGCCACGCCCTCCAGGTCGACAACGACGGTACCGCAGGTGCGCGCCAAGACCTCGGCGAGCACATCCTCGACGACCACTCCCGACTCGACGAGAGCCACGACTGGATCGCGGCCGTCACGGGAAGCGTCGCCGAGCACCCTCCGCAGCTGCTCGGGGGGTGCTGCGACGCCTTCTTGTACGAGCACGCGCTCCAGATTCACTCGCCAATAATACCCCAGCGACTGCTGAGTCAGCGACAACCCAGTGTCATCGTGCCGCTCGCGAAGAGGGAGCAGCCGATGCTGCACCGGCCTCGGTCGACGTCCGTCCCGCAGTCCGCCGCAGTGTGAGTGGCGTACGTCCCGGAGGGACTCGTATAGCATCCCATGCCTGAGCTCGCGCAACCTGCGCGCGACTGAGGTGTCGCGGTACCGCTGCAGTCGTAGTCCCAGAGGGTTCCGGAGTTGCAGATTCCGAACGAGTTCCGGCACCCGGAGAATCCGCCCGCATTGGTACACGGGGTCTGCCCGTCCCCGCAGTAGCCCAGCGTTTGATAGCCAGCGCCCGGGTGAATCAGGGCGCTCCGCGCGCCGAAAGAATCGATGCAGTCAAAACTGTCGCTCCGACTGGTCCAGCCGGCAGGACAGGAGCAAGCACGCATGGTCGAGCCCATCTGCCCATAGCCGTCTCCATCGATGTCTCTGTAACACGTGATTGTGGTGGTCCCGTCCTCGTCGACGGTTCCGTCGCAGTCGTTGTCGATTCCGTCGCACATGAAGGCGCCCTCCATGTTGCCTGGAGACCGGCTGGTCCTCGAGTCGTCGCAGTCCTCGATCAGGGTAGACCATCCGGTGGCCGGTCCACATCGGTTCCGACTGACGGCCGAGATGCCGTACCCGTCACCATCCATGTCGCGGTAGTAGAGCGTGGCGCCCGTCATCATCCGGTCACCGGCAGCGATGTCCGGGTCATCGTCATTGGACAGGCCATCGCAGTCTTCATCTCCCCCGCCGCAAACCTCCGGGTTGGGGTCCTCGTCCACGCGGCTATCGCAATCGTTGTCGATGCCGTCGCAGGCGAAGGGTGCCTCGGTGAGCATGCTCCCTCGAGACGGGTTGCTGTCATCGCAGTCGCCCCCGACGAGCACCCAGCCAGCCATCGCACTACAGCGCCGAATCGTGTTCATGGGGTCACCCTCACCGTCTCCGTCCATGTC includes the following:
- a CDS encoding pyruvate, water dikinase regulatory protein, coding for MERPTIFVVSDSTGETAERVVRAALLQFPDQRVRIRLFTRVRDPEAVAEVLKKANDAGAMVVFTLVSPDLREYFHEVAAQEHIESVDVIGQLIHKVANYLEATPLNRPTATMPLSEEYFRRVEAIEFAVKSDDGKEPRNLRKADLVLTGVSRTSKTPLSTYLAGRGLKVANVPLVLGVPPPPELSEVAPEKVVGLTLAIEKLLEIRKARLIQLGMPADANYGLREHVGAELEYADEIFSSHPGWMVIDVSGRAIEETATIILEALKDREDLPTMASSIVI
- a CDS encoding cyclic nucleotide-binding domain-containing protein, producing the protein MTDNASPPAPRPVNTSILREIGLFGGLDEATLELLAKELPLEQAVVGSRVVSEGDPAREMYVVVGGELEVLKRSPGGSEVRVAMLGPGDWFGEMAIVDVQPRSATVRALAPSTLLRMSAEHVDQLLYRRDLKAYALLVMNIARELSRRLRVADGILSQFVGSVTDQYLKPSAE
- a CDS encoding serine/threonine-protein kinase yields the protein MPSGEGAEQGSCGFTGREGSGYAFGAPATWPTSRIPTRNHSQPLLSDALDLPKPFGPYTLLRRLAVGGMAEVYVAKTKGLGGFEKLVAIKVIHPRFSEDDHFITMLVEEAKISVQLTHVNIAQTFDLGCIDDTYYISMEYIEGADTFRVQKRARDKKLALPLDIACFIAVEVLNGLAYAHRKRDHEGESMGIVHRDISPQNVLVSYAGEVKLVDFGIAKAALRGGQTEVGVIKGKYYYMSPEQAWGDPVDPRTDIFATGLLLHELLTGEMVYQEDNVPALLDRVRKAEVPSPRKKRREIPEELAQIVLKACAKEPEDRFQNAIDMSQALSDLLYRTNPTFSSSRLAQLMGTLFPEEVKRHSQVLKLPTAEEEAARRAPDPSEEHSLPAMSRAEFGPAAEASVIFDLDDVEDMTRNDILPFRRKPVLGKSAQKPTSEVEADDGPTVTAGRSFDDWEEETKLKAPGAWDESTLVEGDGETFAQVHQLIAKSRQAQAARPPSEPEMPAEKTVAMASFPKPAGMRAPSVRPNAPPKPPSMPPPSRLPPRPPAAPRQPPPPALADDPDTTDQTLDDELKPEKTQAWSEDTATLQRKGALANPTKGMRLSADAERFFQPPQAPAPPTPAQPSQFDPFGGAQVAAETPAPLADPFAAQPPPVSTGTPADLGKPQPRRWILPIVLVSIGAFLVAGFGTWLAARPKPTSLEVMTVPEGATVVHGGSELGAAPVILETVEPGQTVSVEVRLPGYETRSQEIRIQEGPNRTAVILNPIRVTLHVESDPAGAQIYIDGVLRGSAPLDVPGLSAGQTIQIRAAAPGRQTVEQQLTLEADQREAALSLALPAAGG